GCTTCTTCCGAAGACCACGCTGCGTTCGGCACCAGTTGTAGGCCCCCTGGACCAGATGAGCCAGACTCACCCGGTGGACCGTCAGCCTCGCGAATGCGAGGCTTTTCCTCGCCAGGTGGGGATTCATCCGTCTCGGCGTCGCGTTCTGACGCTCCACGGCGGAGGTGTTGGGCTTCCGGTAGCCCAACCGCTGCAGTTCTTCGTGTACCCGGGTGCGAGTCCCTGCTGCGATCTCGGTTCGGACGCTCACGACCCGCTTCCCGGAATACTCCTTGATGATCCGTACGTGAGCCGAGGATCGCGGGACCCGGTAAGCCGTCTTCGGGAATCGCCCCCGCGTTCCCTGTCTCGCAGGCCGGTACGGCCTGCCGAATACTTCAGGGAATAACGTCTGGTACGACAGAAAACCATCAGTGAACAGGACCAGTCCATGAGGATCAGCGAGGCGTTCTCTGGCCTGAACGAGCAATGACCGCGTCAGGGTAGCCGTGCGCTCGCCGACCTCGCCCTGGATCAGGAACTTACTGCTGGGGTCGATGACGGTCGCGTCCCAGGCGGGCTCCTTCTTGCGGCCGACGAATCCGTAGCGCTCGTCTGCCTGAATGCTCGTGACCTGCAGGTCACGAGCATTCAGGTCGTGGAGGTGCTGTGCGTGGGTTCCGGCGGTGCGGACGATCCGCGCGACCGTGGTGCGGTGACAGCCGACCAGTTCAGCGGTCGTGATGAAGCTATTGCCGTGGGTGACGTGATTGACGACGGCGTCGACGGTGTCCTGGGAGCAGCGTGCGTTCCAGTAGGGCGTGCCCTTGAGTTCACTGAATTCAGTGCCGCACGTGGTGCATTTGAGGAGTCGTCGGTGGTAAGGGCCGTATCGTCGGCTGAGCTTGATGTTTCCCTGCTGAGCGCGGTGTTGGACTGGACAGGCAGGGTTCTGACAGACGAAATGTTCGAGTGGGAGCTCTTTTGACACGTCCGGGGATACGCCCCGGACGCTCCCATTTCAGTGGTGTCGGGCATAGTTCCAGCCAACTACCATAAAGTCAGCATAAATTTTTAACATCTCCTGTCTATCTGGTTCATCGATAGAATCTAATATAGTGCTTCTAATGGGAATGGGGATCAAAACAATTTCGATATTCTTATTTTTGAAAATCTTTTGGACCTCCCGTATATTGCTGGAAAATGCTGATATTATTTGAGGAGAGCTTTTATACCAATCTTTACGCCACTCGTTGCCGTATGGGGCAATATAATTTTTAAAAAAACCTACATCTTTTTTCAATAGGCCGGATTTGCATTTCTCATTAAGCTGAGACATAAGGATCGGGGAATTCGGAAGAATAGACTCCGTCTGAGCATTAGAATGCGTAGCGAGCATGGCACATGTCAAAATTAATAAACCGGTTATATGCTTCATGTTCCCATCTGGGTTTTAGCGATTTTGGAGGATGATATTAAACTTAGTAAAGTTGACTGCAAGATCTCTTTTATCTCCGGGGG
The Deinococcus seoulensis genome window above contains:
- a CDS encoding IS1 transposase; this translates as MSKELPLEHFVCQNPACPVQHRAQQGNIKLSRRYGPYHRRLLKCTTCGTEFSELKGTPYWNARCSQDTVDAVVNHVTHGNSFITTAELVGCHRTTVARIVRTAGTHAQHLHDLNARDLQVTSIQADERYGFVGRKKEPAWDATVIDPSSKFLIQGEVGERTATLTRSLLVQARERLADPHGLVLFTDGFLSYQTLFPEVFGRPYRPARQGTRGRFPKTAYRVPRSSAHVRIIKEYSGKRVVSVRTEIAAGTRTRVHEELQRLGYRKPNTSAVERQNATPRRMNPHLARKSLAFARLTVHRVSLAHLVQGAYNWCRTQRGLRKKLDVPKGRQRYLQRTPAMAIGLTDRVWTLRAWLSRPQGVSCRA